In a genomic window of Magnolia sinica isolate HGM2019 chromosome 14, MsV1, whole genome shotgun sequence:
- the LOC131226165 gene encoding putative E3 ubiquitin-protein ligase RF298, with product MAAMVARGSSQLSSSISVQEKGSRNKRKFHADQPLGDPNKLTPPSQPECTACCELEKSQNSLASEQHAVCDLRGFQQDQLNGLTSDRGSSSDFGCELPRDELEVEFRDNVDWSDVTETQLEELVLCHLDTIYKSAIRRIATHVHSEDVATQAVMRPGLYYGCKDIVSNIVDNALAFLRNGQEIDSSKDCIFEDLQHLEKYILVEMVCVLMEVWPTFSMGDAMWRLLICDMNMSDACAVDGNLLGSFGSDEAAGSLSVSTVSQAISEANVSVPNGPEASGVRPSKPNKLNPSGPELPSVAGIPNLPSARFSALGNAPNLEKESDVSLADHGEESSSFTSDHVPTMPRSSASRLSWPDDKTGGGRKGHINSSKRDSLFRQKSIHLEKSYRAYGSKVALRSGKLNGLTSFFMDKKCKPVSEAAISNLKNASLKVSKVVGVGSSQIDGIANLSINVGSTSDLGFNTKENSNPSMLPVASTELTLSLPSKNSGASKPDGNVETDVSCSGISSDNIFGQWPPQDKKDEMLLKLDSRVRELQIQMQEWREWGEHKVMDAARKLSKDNAELKMLRQEKEEVARIKKEKQTLEENTMKKLSEMENALGKASRQVDMANATVRRREVENSELRQEMEAAKLRAAELAARHEEVSRREKKTLKKYESWEKLKTFFQEELLTEKSKLSRLQQQLEQAKEYHDQLEARRKQEERLKEEAHLLADSERKAREQIEASAKLKEDKIRLEAETDFQRYRNDMGRLEIEIAQVRLKADSSKIAALHWGVDGSYASRLTDVRSNHSLKENTHYISEMTDFQDSGIGDVWCELECVMCLTEEMSVVFLPCAHQVVCTKCNELHEKQGMKDCPSCRTPIQQRICARFVHS from the exons ATGGCAGCGATGGTTGCTAGGGGTAGTAGTCAATTGTCTTCTTCGATTTCAGTCCAAGAAAAGGGAAGTaggaataaaagaaaattccatGCTGATCAACCTCTTGGAGATCCCAACAAACTCACTCCTCCATCGCAGCCTGAATGCACGGCTTGCTGCGAACTTGAGAAATCCCAAAACAGCCTGGCTTCCGAACAACATGCAGTCTGTGATTTGCGTGGTTTTCAGCAAGACCAGCTCAATGGGCTTACGTCGGATCGGGGGTCATCGTCAGATTTTGGGTGTGAGCTGCCTAGAGACGAGCTAGAAGTTGAGTTCCGAGATAATGTGGATTGGAGCGATGTCACGGAAACCCAGCTAGAGGAGCTTGTTTTGTGCCATTTGGACACGATTTATAAGAGTGCGATTAGAAGGATTGCCACTCATGTCCATAGCGAGGATGTTGCTACGCAGGCTGTAATGAGGCCTGGGCTTTATTATGGTTGTAAGGACATTGTATCGAATATTGTTGATAATGCATTGGCATTTTTGAGAAACGGGCAAGAGATAGATTCTTCAAAAGATTGTATTTTTGAGGATTTGCAGCATTTGGAGAAGTACATATTGGTGGAGATGGTTTGTGTGCTTATGGAGGTTTGGCCAACCTTCAGCATGGGGGATGCAATGTGGCGCCTGCTGATCTGCGACATGAACATGTCAGATGCTTGTGCCGTGGACGGCAATCTGTTGGGTAGTTTTGGCAGTGATGAGGCTGCAGGGAGTTTGTCTGTTTCAACGGTTTCGCAGGCAATATCAGAGGCTAATGTGTCTGTTCCAAATGGGCCCGAAGCAAGTGGTGTGAGGCCTAGTAAACCAAATAAACTGAACCCGAGTGGGCCTGAACTGCCCTCTGTGGCTGGGATCCCAAATTTACCGTCTGCTAGGTTCTCTGCATTGGGAAATGCGCCTAATCTGGAGAAAGAGAGTGATGTTTCTTTAGCTGATCATGGGGAAGAATCCTCGTCTTTTACTTCAGACCATGTTCCAACAATGCCTCGATCATCTGCATCTCGATTGTCTTGGCCCGATGATAAAACAGGCGGAGGTAGAAAGGGACATATAAATAGTTCTAAGAGAGATTCTCTCTTCCGGCAGAAGTCGATTCATCTGGAGAAAAGCTATCGAGCATATGGATCTAAGGTAGCTTTAAGATCAGGTAAACTCAATGGGTTGACTAGTTTTTTCATGGACAAGAAATGCAAGCCTGTATCAGAAGCAGCCATTTCTAATTTGAAGAACGCATCCTTAAAAGTAAGCAAGGTGGTCGGAGTTGGTTCATCTCAAATTGATGGAATTGCTAATCTTTCTATTAATGTTGGATCCACTTCTGATCTGGGTTTCAACACAAAAGAAAACAGCAATCCATCCATGTTACCTGTAGCTAGTACTGAACTTACTTTGTCGTTACCTTCGAAAAACAGTGGTGCTTCCAAGCCTGATGGCAATGTGGAGACAGATGTTAGCTGCTCTGGGATTTCATCGGATAATATCTTTGGGCAGTGGCCCCCACAGGATAAGAAGGATGAGATGCTGCTAAAGCTGGACTCTCGCGTGCGGGAACTGCAGATTCAGATGCAAGAGTGGAGAGAGTGGGGGGAGCATAAGGTGATGGATGCTGCACGCAAACTGAGCAAGGACAACGCCGAGCTCAAAATGCTAAGGCAAGAGAAAGAGGAAGTTGCCCGCATCAAGAAAGAGAAGCAGACTCTGGAAGAGAACACTATGAAGAAGCTCTCAGAAATGGAGAATGCGTTGGGCAAGGCTAGCAGGCAGGTTGATATGGCGAATGCCACCGTCCGCAGGCGCGAGGTGGAGAATTCTGAGTTGAGGCAGGAGATGGAAGCAGCAAAGTTGCGGGCAGCTGAATTGGCTGCGAGGCATGAGGAGGTTTCAAGGAGGGAAAAAAAGACATTGAAGAAATATGAGTCATGGGAGAAGCTGAAGACCTTTTTCCAGGAGGAGCTTTTGACAGAAAAGAGCAAGCTTTCTCGGCTGCAGCAACAGCTAGAGCAAGCTAAAGAGTACCATGATCAACTCGAG GCCAGGCGGAAACAGGAAGAGAGGCTGAAGGAAGAAGCACACTTGCTGGCCGATTCTGAAAGAAAAGCAAGAGAACAAATCGAGGCTTCAGCAAAATTAAAGGAAGATAAAATAAGATTAGAAGCAGAAACCGATTTCCAAAGATATAGAAATGATATGGGCAGGCTTGAGATCGAGATTGCGCAGGTAAGATTGAAGGCCGACTCTTCCAAAATAGCAGCGTTACATTGGGGCGTTGATGGCAGTTATGCTTCCCGCCTTACGGATGTTAGAAGCAACCATTCTCTCAAGGAGAACACGCATTACATTTCCGAAATGACTGATTTCCAGGACTCGGGGATCGGAGATGTCTGGTGCGAGCTGGAATGTGTGATGTGCTTGACTGAAGAGATGTCTGTTGTCTTCCTTCCCTGTGCCCACCAAGTTGTCTGCACAAAATGCAATGAACTACATGAGAAACAGGGAATGAAGGATTGCCCTTCTTGTAGGACTCCTATCCAACAAAGGATTTGTGCTCGCTTTGTCCACTCTTAG